The nucleotide sequence AAAGTGAGCAAAACCTTGGAAGTAAATTCTTTGTTGAACTTCCAAAGGCTAAACCTATTGAGTAATTAAATTTTCGACAAAAATACTTCAGCCATCATACAACGTGCACTTCCACCGCCACAAGCTTCAATAATTTCTAACGAGCTTGATAAAATTTCAGCGTGATTTTCTATTCTTCTAATTTGATCTTGTGTTAAAACATCATATGCAGACTGACTCATAACTAAATACGATTTATCATTTTCACCCTTTACCTGCAGCATATTTCCAGCAAAATTATTTACTTGAGCTTCGCTAATATCTATAATTTCTTTACCATCTTCTTTTAAATGTTTAATAACGTTTTTTCGTTCTTTTTTATCATCTATACAAGACAAACAAATCACTGCAAATGTTTCTCCTATACACATCATAACATTCGTATGGTAAATTGGTTCGCGTTTACCATCAACTGTTTGATTTGCAGTAAAAACAATAGGTGTAAACTCAAAATCCTCGCAAAACTCTATAAACAAGTCTTCATTTGCGCGTTGCGATAACGCACAATATGCTTTACGATTAACACGGTCTAAAATTAAAGCACCAGTTCCTTCTAGAAACAACCCTTCTTCTTCGGCTGCTCTATAATCAATAATATGATCTATTTGAAAACCCTCTTCTTCCAATTGAAATAAGATATCTTCACGACGTTCTAAGCGTCTATTTTCTGCAAACATTGGATATAAGCCAACCACGCCATTTTCATGAAAAGATATCCAGTTATTTGGGAAATGGGCATCTGGCGTATCTAAACCATCATTAGCTTCAAACAGAACTACATTAACACCAACACTTCGTAATTTTTCAACAAACGTATCGAATTCTTTTTCGGCTTTTAGCTGTAATGCCAACTGTGTAACATCATGTATTTCTTTTTGATAATGGTTGTTTATAGCAGTTTGCTCATTGGCTCTAAAACTAGTTGGACGAACCATTAATATGGTATTGGTTGTTTGTTGCATTTACGTTTAATAAGAACTGTAAAATTAATCATTTTTAAGATGACCTAAACTTGGCTTTGGTTAAAAAAAATACGAACTTCGTTCAAGTTCAATATAAATTTGTAAAAAAATCAATGTCTAAGCTACTAAAATTCAGAGAAAAACTAAACTTAACCCAAGAAGAGTTAGCTGAAAAATCAGGCATTTCTGTAAGAACAATTCAACGTATAGAAGCTGGAACAAATCCAAAAGGTCACACACTAAAAGCATTAGCCAAAACTTTGGACGTAGAGAAAAGTAAATTACTTAAGAATACTACTGCAAACTCTAAATTTAGCTATAGATTGATTAAACTTATTAATCTTTCATCTTTACCATTTATAATTTTTCCTCCTGCAAATATTTTAATTCCCCTTACCATAATGCTTGCAAAAAAACAATTCAATTATATAACGAAACGAATAATTACTATTCAAATTTTATGGAC is from Pontimicrobium sp. SW4 and encodes:
- a CDS encoding arginine deiminase-related protein, producing MQQTTNTILMVRPTSFRANEQTAINNHYQKEIHDVTQLALQLKAEKEFDTFVEKLRSVGVNVVLFEANDGLDTPDAHFPNNWISFHENGVVGLYPMFAENRRLERREDILFQLEEEGFQIDHIIDYRAAEEEGLFLEGTGALILDRVNRKAYCALSQRANEDLFIEFCEDFEFTPIVFTANQTVDGKREPIYHTNVMMCIGETFAVICLSCIDDKKERKNVIKHLKEDGKEIIDISEAQVNNFAGNMLQVKGENDKSYLVMSQSAYDVLTQDQIRRIENHAEILSSSLEIIEACGGGSARCMMAEVFLSKI
- a CDS encoding helix-turn-helix domain-containing protein, coding for MSKLLKFREKLNLTQEELAEKSGISVRTIQRIEAGTNPKGHTLKALAKTLDVEKSKLLKNTTANSKFSYRLIKLINLSSLPFIIFPPANILIPLTIMLAKKQFNYITKRIITIQILWTIFSVILFLFSSVVEKWFFSGNKLNLVVIMLSILVNIYIIIRNSAEIDKNKKLYISLKFSII